ACGTGGATGTGGCAAACGCAGCTCTCTCTTAGCAGCCACTGGAGGTGGTTCGATGGCTGGGGCTTCCACATGCATGGAGCGGCCGCTTGGTCTGAGTCAAATGATGACTCACTTGGCTGGGCTGCAAGATAGCACGCAGTGAGatcccactgccagcactgagcGGCTGTGCTGCAACatcagctgccccacagccaccccaagGCAGCAGGaaccaccccacagccaccccatggcagcagcagccaccccaCGGCCACCCCATGGCAGCAAGAGCCaccccagggcagcagcagccaccccacagccaccccagagcagcagctgccaccccacagccatcccatggccaccccacagccactcaagggcagcaggagccaccccacagccaccccatggCAGCAAGAGCCAccccaaggcagcagcagccaccccaCAGCCGCCCCAATGAACATCCTCTACTAACTCCCAGGCCAGGCGTCACCCTGCACTCCAATGATGAACCCTTGGCCAATGCTGGACATGTTCTCAACCTACACTGCTCCTCCCCAGACCCATATAAACCATAGGGAATACAGAAGCCCCCCCGGCCACAGACTGCAGACATCAGCCACTGGTATGCACACAGAGAACCACAAGCACCAAGAGACATCAACTACTGTCAGAACATCATGAGCCATCACAGCTCTATGGGCTCAATACCCATAGGGAGCTGGGTCTCCCCATGGGGCTGGGCTCCAACACAccccatttcctttcctgcccCTCTATGGCCTCGCAGTAGCTCCATATGCTTTCAGTTTGTGATGGCACAGGGCTGCCAGGCCCTGCCACCCTCCTGACCCACAGCACAAGGAGGTGGGTGCAGGCTGAGcccactcccagccctgccttgatggaggggggggggctcgAGGGCAGctccctcccagcagctctgtgttatATGGGGCGGGGAGGTGCAGCCCTGAGACCGACCCAACCTGTACAGCAATTAGTCACAGAGGGGAGCAGCGCAATCTTCCTCCCAGCCTTATCTAAGAGCTGCTTttagggtggggggggggtgcagGTAAACCCCATCAGAGATTTCCAACTTCAAACTCAAAGCTTGAAGCCAGCACAACTCAGCTCATCCATTGCAAGGTCTCTCCTTTGTAACGTCCCACCTTAATGCCTTCATCACACAGCACCTTCTGCAGACACGTCCTGAACGATGCCATGAACGAGCTGCCATCCCAGGGCAGGACCAACACAACCCAGAAtcactcaggctggaaaagaccttcaacACCATTGAGTCCAACCGCATCCTACCATGTCCCATAGCTCCAGGAATAGGGATTTCcctgcttctctgggcagccactTCCAGCTCCTTTTCCTATAgatgtttcctaacatccagaGCTCTCAGAGGCAGCACATAAAGGAACTGAGCGGCTGCATCCCAGCCTGCAGAGTTCAGTGTGGATCCCACCTGCAGCATGAGGGTTGCACTCCTTGGATCCTCACCTGGGCTGAAGCACTGAGAGAACTGGGGAGACAAGGACAGAACTCACCGCAGGGtcattcagaaaacactgtggTACCTGGATagactcagctctgcagcctgaggCCGTTCCTGATCCTTTGCTCTGGGTCCTGTGGGGCAGCATGTGGACCCAGAGCTTGTGTTTCTAACGCAGCTTGATGAGGCTGAGAGACTGAAAGTAGCAGCTGGATCCCACAGCgtgacagcactgagcaccacaACCATCAGCATTCACATAATAGAAGCCaaaggggctggaagggacttctatACAGCTCCCACATTGCAATCCCCCAttgcagctgcacacagagcatcCCAGCAGGTTTGGATCTATGCACAGAAGGAGAGTCcccacctctctgtgcagctgagccaccctcacagcacagagctcttccTCACGCTCACACACGACTCCCTGGGCTCCAGTCTGTGCCCGCTGCCccttgttttgctgctgggCACCACCAAACACAGCCTGGCCCCCTCCTCCCGACCCCAACCCTTCAGATACCCACCTGCACTGCTCAACCCcccccctcagccttctctcttCCACATTCACAGCCCCAaggctctcagcctgtccctatCAGGCAGTGCTCCAGACCCCCACCATCTCCGCACCCTCAGCTGGGctctctccagcagttcccaGTCCATCTGGAGCTGGGCAGCCCCtcactgagcacagtgctgcagctgtgccctcCCCATTACAGAGCAGACGGCAGGAGCACCTCCCTGCCCTGTTGGCCATGAtctgtgcagtgcagctgagGGTCCCATTGACCTTCTGGACCatcagggcacactgctgactcatggtcccccaggacccccaggtctttccCTGCAAAGCTCCTTTGCAGCAACTCAGCCCCCAGCTTgtcctgctgtgagcagccacATCCCAAGCACTGATTCAGGCAAGGCTCAGGGTCAGGGTAGGCCAGGGTCAGGGTCAGGCAAGGCTGAGTGTCAGGGTAGGCTGGGGTTAGGGTCAGGTAAGGCTCAGGGTCAGGCAAGGCTCAGGGTTAGGGTCAGGCAAGGCTCAGGGTCAGGGTAGGCCAGGGTTAGGGTCAGTGTAGGCTCAGGGTCAGGCAAGGCTCAGGATCAGGGTAGGCCAGAGTCAGGGTCAGGTAAGGCTCAGGCTCAGGCAAGGCTCAGGGTTAGGGTCAAGTAAGGCTGAGGGTCAGGGTAGGCCGGGGTCAGGGTCAGGCAAGACTCAGGGTTAGGGTCAGGTAAGGCTCAGGGTGAGGGTCAGGCAAGGCTCAGGGTCATAGTTAGGCCAGGGTCAGGGTCAGGCAAGGCTCAGGCTCAGGTAAGGCTCAGGCTCAGGGTGAGTGTAGGCTGGGGTCAGGATCAGGCAAGGCTCAGGGTCATAGTTAGGCCGGGGTTAGGGACAGGTAAAGGTACAGGGTCAGTGTAGGCTCAGGGTCAGGGTCAGGTAAGGCTCAGGCTCAGGTAAAGCTCAGGGTCATTGTCAGGTAAGGCTCAGGGTCAGTGTAGGCCGGGCTCAGGGTCAGTGTAGACCGGAGTCAGGCTCAGGTAAGGCTCAGGCTCAGTGTATCCCGGTCTCAGCCCGGTGTAGGCCCATGTGAGCAGCCCCCGTTCCGCTCCCACGTCCCGTCCCCTCCCATCGTGCCGGTCCCGCCCATCCCGTCCGTCACCCTCGGCCCCAAACCCCGCTCGGACCAACAGGCCCCGCATCCCCCTCAGGCCCCGCAGCCCCTCGGCCTCCCCCGCCACGTCTGTGGGGCGCGGCCTGCCGTCCCCCCCATCCGCCCCGCTGAACTCACCTCGCTTCTCGGCGTCGTAACCCACCAACACGAAGTAGTCGGCGAGTCGGGCCATggcggcgggccgggccgggccgggccgtgtAGGCCGCGCTCACCTCCCGTCCGCCGCCGCCATCGCGCTGCCCGCCCGCCCGCGCGCCGCCCACaacgccgccgccgccatcttggcccCGCGCGCTacacggcccggcccggccgcaATGCGCATGCGCGGAAGCTGAGGAGAAGGGGCGTGGCCACGGCGCCGCCATTGGGGGAAATggagtgggcgtggcttagGAGGGAGGGGGGCGTGGTTTAAGGCGGACTGGGCGTGGTTTATGTAAATAAGGTGAGTGATACTGTGGATGTGGGCGGGGCTTTagggagggggcgtggcttggGGAGCGGAGGGCGCCCCTGGGGTCCGGTCCCagccccatctccatccccatcccatccccatacCCATCCTAACCCCATACCCACCCACAACtggtcccatccccatcacatcccatccccatcccatcccatccccatccccatcccatccccatacCCATCCACTACTggtcccatccccattcccacccccatccccatcctcatccccatcctaACCCCATAACCATCCACAACtggtcccatccccatcctatcCCCATTCCCACACCCATCCACAActgatcccatcccatcccatcccacccccatccccatcctaaCCCCATACCCATCCACAACTGGtcccatccctatccctatccctatccctatccctatccctattcccaccccattcccatccccatctccattaCATCCctatctccatccccatcccatccccatccacaactgatcccatctccatccccactcccaccccatccccatcctattcccatccccatccacaactgatcccatcccatacccatccccatccccatctccattccatccccatccccatcctatccctatccccatccctatccacAACTGATcacatcccattcccatccccaccccattcccatccccatcccatcccatccccatccccatctccattccatcccatcccatccccatctgatcccatcctcatcctatccccatccccaccccatccccatctccattccatccccatcctatccctatccccatccctatccacAATTGATCCCATTCcatttccatccccatctccatcccatccccatccacaactgatcccatcccatctccatccccaccccgTATCCACCTACAACTGATCCCAtccccatttccatcccatcctcatttccatcccatccccatccccatctccattccatcccatcccatctccatccccatctgatcccatcctcatcctatccccatccccatcctcatcctcattcCCATCTccattccatccccatcccatcccatctccatccccaactgatcccatcccatccccatcccacacccatcccatccccaccccatccccatctccattccATCCCCAACTGcattccatccccatccaaTCCCCATCCACAActgatcccatcccatccccattcccatcccatcaccatccccatcccatctccatctccatctccatctccatttccattccatccccatccataactgatcccatccccatctccattccatccccatccacaaCTGGTCCCATCCCTAcccctatccccatcccatcccatccccatccccatctgatcccatccccatcccatcccatccccattccatccccatccctatctgCATTCCATCTctatcccatctccatccccatctgatcccatcctcatcctatccccatctccatccccatccccatccccaacTGATCCCATcctattcccatcccatccccaccccattcccattccatctccatcccattccataTCCATTCCAtctccatctcatcccatccccaccccatccccatctccattccatccccatccacaaCTGGTCCCATCCCCACCCCTATCCCCATCCTATCCCCATCTGATCCCATCCCCATCTGATCTcacacccatcccatcccatcccatcccatcccatcccatcccatcccNNNNNNNNNNNNNNNNNNNNNNNNNNNNNNNNNNNNNNNNNNNNNNNNNNNNNNNNNNNNNNNNNNNNNNNNNNNNNNNNNNNNNNNNNNNNNNNNNNNNNNNNNNNNNNNNNNNNNNNNNNNNNNNNNNNNNNNNNNNNNNNNNNNNNNNNNNNNNNNNNNNNNNNNNNNNNNNNNNNNNNNNNNNNNNNNNNNNNNNNNNNNNNNNNNNNNNNNNNNNNNNNNNNNNNNNNNNNNNNNNNNNNNNNNNNNNNNNNNNNNNNNNNNNNNNNNNNNNNNNNNNNNNNNNNNNNNNNNNNNNNNNNNNNNNNNNNNNNNNNNNNNNNNNNNNNNNNNNNNNNNNNNNNNNNNNNNNNNNNNNNNNNNNNNNNNNNNNNNNNNNNNNNNNNNNNNNNNNNNNNNNNNNNNNNNNNNNNNNNNNNNNNNNNNNNNNNNNNNNNNNNNNNNNNNNNNNNNNNNNNNNNNNNNNNNNNNNNNNNNNNNNNNNNNNNNNNNNNNNNNNNNNNNNNNNNNNNNNNNNNNNNNNNNcccatcccatcccatcccatcccatcccatcccatcccatccccatcccatccccatcctatccccaccccatccccaccccgAGTGGAAATGGGGCAGACAGACAGGCCGGGcttctccccctccccgccccctTTGCAATTAATCACacattaattcattaattagcCGAAAACAACCAAAGAGCTGCCGTCCCATCCAGGCTCACGCAGTCACCTCTACCTGCAGGCACAATGGCACTCTATGCTCCACCCTGGGCAGGGGGCGCAGGTCCGGTTTAGAAGCGAGCCGGACCCTGCTCCGGACCGAACCGGACCGAACCGTGCTGAGCCGAACCGAACAGTGCTGTGCCGAACCGAACCGTGCTGTGCCGAACCGAACCGTGCTGTGCCGAACCGAACCGTGTTGTGCTGTACCGAACCGTGCTGTACCGAACCGTGCTGTGCCGAACCGTGCTGTGCCGAACCGAACCGTGCTGTGCCGAACCGAACCGTGTTGTGCCGAACCGAACCGTGCCGTACCGAACCGTGCTGTACCGAACCGAACCGTGCTGTGCCGAACCGAACCGTGCTGAGCCGTACCGAACCGTGCTGTGCCGAACCGAACCGTGCTGTGCCAAACCGAATCGTGCTGTGCCGTACCGAACCGTGTTGTGCCGTACCGAACCGAACCGTGCCGAACCGAGCCGTGCTGTGCCGAACCGAACCGTGCCGTACCGAACCGTGCCGTGACACACCGCACCCCGTGGCTCCTCCCGCTGCTCCTCCCGCCCGGCGATATTTAACCTGGAGTCACAGCGTGCAGACAGAGGGAGTCCAAGAGGAGCCGGCAACGGAACCGGGTCAGCCCAGCGGGCAGGTACGGGTGGTACCGGGCTGTACCGGAccgggagggagggggggggggggggtaccGGGGAACAGCGCTGCGATCACCGCAGCTCCAGCACCGCGACCCACGGAGCCGCTCGTGGACATTGAGCCGAACCGTGTCCATCCGTGCAGAACCGAACCGAGCCGAACCGAGCCGAGCTGAGCCCGTCCCATCCGAACCCGGCCCTGAGCCGCTCTCCTGTCCCCGGCCACGCCATGAGAGCAGCGCTGGGTTGCATCACCCTCGCTCTATGTGCGCTGCAGCTGCCCCACGGCCGGGCCCTGCCCCACGGCAGAGCTCCCAAGTACAGGTGAGGCAGCCCCATATCGCCCCACATAGGGGGCAGCAATGGGGGTGTATGGAGGGGGGCGAGGGGGGAGCCCCAGGGTCTGTTGGTGGTGGTCCCGAAGTGCTGCGGGAGCCCAAgagttggggggtggggggttaatggggggataaggggtgggaatggggaggggggggtagGGGATAGGATGGAGAATGGGGTCAGGAATAGGGGGAATGGGAAATAGGGGGGAATGGGAGGTATTTGATGGGGAATAGGGGGAGAGAGGGGATGGAAgcagggaatggggctgggtggAATGGGAGATAGGAATGGGaatagggatatggggggtgggagatgggggggaatgggagatgggatggaataggagacagggaatggggatgggaatgggggtagggatgggatgggagatggggatagggatgAGAATcagaaaaggggaatgggaaataGGGGATGGTACCAGGGAATAGGCTGGAATGGGGAAaggggattgggatggggatatAGGGAATGGGAAACGGTATGGGGAATGGGACTGGGAAGTGGGGTTGGAGTGGAATGGGAGATAGTGGATGGAACCAGTGAATGGGGTGGAATGGGGTTAGGGATGAGGATATGGGGGATAGGACATGGGGAACAGGGCTGGGGAGTGGGAATGGGGTGGAATGGGAGATGGGGGAATTGGGATAGGGATGAGAATCAGAtatggggaatggggggatGGGGAATGCGAGCAAGGGATGAgatggggtggggatatggggaatgGGATCAGGGGATGGGGATATAGGGAATGGGATCAGGGGATGAGATGGGGTTGGGATATAGGGAATGGGATCAGGGGATAGGGATATGGGGAATGGGATCAGGGGATGAGATGGGGATACGGGGAATGGGATCGGGGGGTGAGGATATGGGGAATGGGATCAGGGGATGAGATGGGGTGGGGATAGGGATATGGGGAATGGGATCAGGGGATGGGGATATAGGGAATGGGATCAGGGAATgagatggggatatggggaatgGGATCGGGGGATgagatggggtggggatggggatatagGGAATGGGATTAGGGGATGAGATGGAGTGGGGATGAGGATATGGGGAATGGGATCAGGGGATGGGGATATAGGGAATGGAATCAGGGGATGAGATGGAGTGGGGATAAGGATGTGGGGAATGGGATCAGGGGGTGGGGAATGGAGCTGGAATGGAATGGGGATGTGGGAGATGGGAGACGGGATGGGGAATAGGGATGGGGTTAATgcatggggcacagcagggagtGGGAAGGGCTGAgaggtgcacacacacacacacacacacataggggcactatgggtgTGCAAGGGGCACCGCCTGCCCGTGTGTAACCCGTGTGCGGTGTGAGGACATGTGCACACACGGGGACACGGGTGGTGTGCACATGCCTGGACACGCGTGTAGCTGCGTGTGTGGGGTGCTGGTGTGCGTGCGTGGCTGCACGCGCTGCGGCACGTGGGTGTGAGGTGTGGGTCAGGGGTTACGGCGTGTTCATAGGTGGGTGAAGGGGGAACGTGTCTGTATGAGTGGGGTCACCCCGTGCCCATAGATGTGTCTGTGGGGtctcccccatccccacagctgctgggaggtgtctctgatatggggtggggggggaggtgCTATGTCCATTGATGGATCTCTGCCCAGTGCCCCCTGTGCacatccccacccccccaccccatgcaGATTGCCAGGGGCAGTGAACCAGGGCAGGATCAGGGCAGAGGATGGACAAGGGCTGGGGCAGGGGGtgtatgtggggcagggaggggggtATGTGGGGCAGAAGGGCAAGAGCTGGGCCAGGGGTGCAGTCACAGTCatgggcagggagcagctggtggggggggctatggggcaaATGTATGGGGTACAACAGTCTGCAGCCCTACCCCATTCCACagaccccatcccatccccactgaccccatcccattcactgaccccatcccatccccactgaccccatcccatccccactgaccccatccatccccatcgaccccatcccatcccactgaccccattcaTCCCACCGACCCCTATCCATTCCCGCAccgaccccaaatcccatctCCCCACCGACCCCATCCCACCCagaacgaaaaaaaaaaaaaaaaaaccccccaaatcCAAAACCCCCCACCACCCCACCATGACGGCCATCCCATCGCCCATCCCATCATCCCATACCCCATCTCCATGCCCCAGCCCGATTCCCATCCCatgcccatcccatcccatcccatgacccagtcccatcccactgaccccatcccATTGACCCATCCTCACGATCCATCCCATGcccatcccactgaccccatcccatcccactgaccgccatcccatcccaaccagggggaaaaaaaccccaatcccccccacccccccactgaccccatcccatccccatcccatccaatcCCCATTCCAATCCCATCCGCACTGACCCATCCCATTCACTgactccatcccatcccattcctactgccccatcccatcccacagaccccatcccacccccctgtaccccatcccatccccaccgACCCCATTTCCCATCCACTgaccccatccatccccaccgACCCCATTtcatcccactgaccccatcccatcccactgaccccatcccatcccactgaccccatcccATTCACcgaccccatcccatcccactgaccccatcccatcccactaCCCCATCCCATTCACcgacccatccccatccccactgaccccatcccACCGCCACTGACCCCATTCATCGCACTgaccccaccccatccccactgacccaccccaaccccactgACCCACCCATGCCATCGacccctcccatccccatgaccccatcccatcccactgaccccagTCCCATCACtgaccccatcccaccccactgaccccaccCCACCTCACTgaccccaccccatcccactgaccccatccatccccactgaccccatcccaccccatgaCCCCACCGCCATCCCACTGAACCACCATTccatccccactgaccccatcaTCCCCACTGACCCATCCATCGCACGGACCCCATCTTccatcccactgaccccatcccatccccactgaccccattcatccccatgACCCCATTCCCATTCACTGACCCCAGTTCCCATCACtgaccccatcccattcccaacagaccccaccccactgaccccatcccatccccaccgACCCCATTCATCCCACTGACCCCCATCCTaccccaccccactgaccccatcccatccccaccgaccccatccatccccactgaccccattcatcccactgaccccatcccATTCTCTTGCAGGGAACCCCCGGATCGGAGACTCCCCCCAGCCATTCTGCGCCCACCCCATCGGCACCCACcgctgccccatagatcccccccaAGGCTCCAACCCACCCGGCTCAAACACCTCATCAACCCACGTCCCCAACCAGCCCTATGGCACGGCCCCCCACGGCACAGACACCGACCACCCTCCCCAAAGGGCCAAAGGGGTCGACGTCACATCGGGGTTCGGCTGCGCCACGTTCAGCCCATGCGGGTGGGCTGCGTGCTGGGAACCTGCCAGGTGCAGAACCTCAGCCACCGCCTATGGCAGCTGATGGGCCGCCCCGGCCGCCAGGACTCATCCCCCATGAACCCCAACAGCCCCCACAGTTATGGGTGAGGGTCTCCcctctccacccccccccccgaGGACTCTATGGGTCGGGTAGGAGTTGACACTTAAAGCACttccagcagctgtgggctCCTGTGCACCTTTCTGTGGGGTCCCTGAgtgggaatggggtgggggggaggtggTGAAGCCCCCCAACAGGGCTGACCCcatggaggggatgggatgggatgggatgggatgggatgaagaCTAGGGGGGGTCCAACCGAGCAGCGCACCCATGGGGGTGGTGGTGTGACTGCCCCACATCTGcggccccacagcagccctagagctgcagctccatgcgCTCCATCCAACTCTGGGGTGCACAGCTGCAAGGGACACCCATAGGACActcatagggcacccataggacACCCCTGGGACACTCATAGGACGCCCCTGGGACACTCATAGGACACCCATGGGACgcccatagggcacccatagggcactcatagggcacccatagggcacccatagggcactcatagggcacccatagggcacccatagggcactcatagggcacccataggacgcccatagtgacccatagggcacccataggacACCCCTGGGACACTCATAGGACACCCgcatagggcacccataggacACTCATAGGACACCCATAGGACGCCCCTGGTGCACCCATAGGACACCCATAGGACACCCCTGGGACACTCATAGGacacccatagggcacccatagggcacccatagggcacccctGGGACGCCCATAGGacacccatagggcacccatagggcacccataggacACCCATAGGACACCCCTGGGACActcatagggcacccataggacACCCCTGGGACACCCCTAGGACACTCATAGGACACTCATAGGACACCCATAGGACGCCCCTGGTGCACCCATAGGACACCCCTGGGACACCCATAGGATATCCCTGGGATACCCATAGGACACTCATAGGACACCCATAGGACGCCCCTAGGACACTCATAGGGTACCCCTGGGATACCCATAGGACACTCATAAGACACCCGTTGGATGCCCCTGGGACACCCATAGGACGCTCCTGGGACACCCATAAGACACTCATAGGACCCCCCTGGTGCACCCATAGGACActcatagggcacccataggacGCCCCTGGTGCACCCATAGGACACCCATAGGACACCCCTGAGACACCCATAGGACACCCCTGGGACACTCAGAGGACATCCATAAGACActcatagggcacccatagggcacccatgggacacccatagggcacccatagggcacccatagggcactcatagggcacccattgGACActcatagggcacccataggacACTCATAGGATACCCCTGGGACACCCATAGGACACCCATAGGACACTCATAGGACACCCCTGGGACACTCATAGGACACCCATAGGACACCCATAGGACACCCATAGGACACTCATAGGGCATCCATAGGACCCCCCTGGGACACCCATAGGACATCCATAGGACACCCTGGGACACTCATAGGACGCCCCTGGGACACTCATAGGacacccatagggcacccataggaTGTCCCTGGGACACCCCTAGGACACCCATATGACACGGTTGGCCTCCTGTCCCCACAGTGTCCCCGGCCCATCGAGGTGTTTTGGGGTCAAACTCTGCTCTTTTGGCCCGGAGGATCGCGGTGCTGCGGTGCCACCTGCCGGCCGTGCTGctccgtccgtccgtccgtccaCCCCATTCTTGTGTCCTCCCTCCTGGCTGCCCGTCCATCCACTTCTCCATCCGTGTGTCCGTCCGCCTgtccttcccccctcccccctcatTCCCTCTCCCCTATAGGGCTGCAGTATCTCCGccctattccccccccccccccccgtcccaCTCCCAGgctgtgggggtggggggctgggaGATACAGACGACccccaccttcccttccccctcccctcccaacACCCCCATCTCCTCTCCCCCAGGCTGGGGAAAACCATTAGACCCCAGCAGAGCCAAGGACCCCCCGAACCCCAATGTGCAGCCCCACACTCAGTGcctcccccatgtcccccccacCCCGTGCCCCTTTGCCCCGAGCAAGGAGCAGCGTGCTCAGACTCCagctcccccccccaccccccatataaacccctGCGGTCTCTACCTGCATATGAAGCTCCTCAGCGAGGGGTCGGGGGGGCTTCTCACCTCCAGGTtgcgctatggggcagcccaaGTTGTGGGGAGCAGCTCAGGAGCCCCCCATTGCAGTGAGTGCGGCAGCTCGGGGCTCAAACATTAACCGGGGGTGGTTAAATGGTGACTGATTGATTGCCCCACAGCCTGGGGATAAAGGTGGGGGGTCCTGGCAGCTCCAATGTGTGCCCCCACCCCGGCCAGCAATGAAGGTCCTGCAGGCGGTGAGTAGCTCGTGGAGGGCAGGACAGCAGCCACCCTTCCCTAAGGAAGCCCACCCCATAACTATGGCAgggaatgggggggagggggcagagagCCCCCAGGACCCtctgtgcagtgtgtgtgtgtgggggggtccCAGGGTCTCAGTGTCACCACCCCAAAGTGGGGCCCAGGCCTGTGGATCTAACAgtgcagtggggtggggggggtggttTCATTTGGGGGTCACAACGTCCCCTTGTTGTGCTCTGGGGGGTTGGAAGAGGGGGGCACTGGTTGGGTTAAAGGCTGGTCCTGCTCACCTGGAACCTTCCACCAGGACCC
The Coturnix japonica isolate 7356 chromosome 1, Coturnix japonica 2.1, whole genome shotgun sequence DNA segment above includes these coding regions:
- the ADM2 gene encoding protein ADM2, with the protein product MRAALGCITLALCALQLPHGRALPHGRAPKYREPPDRRLPPAILRPPHRHPPLPHRSPPRLQPTRLKHLINPRPQPALWHGPPRHRHRPPSPKGQRGRRHIGVRLRHVQPMRVGCVLGTCQVQNLSHRLWQLMGRPGRQDSSPMNPNSPHSYG
- the LOC116653966 gene encoding glutamine-rich protein 2-like is translated as MDTVRLNVHERLRGSRCWSCGDRSAVPRLNIAGREEQREEPRGAVCHGTVRYGTVRFGTARLGSARFGSVRHNTVRYGTARFGLAQHGSVRHSTVRYGSARFGSAQHGSVRYSTVRYGTVRFGTTRFGSAQHGSVRHSTVRHSTVRYSTVRYSTTRFGSAQHGSVRHSTVRFGTALFGSAQHGSVRFGPEQGPARF